GCAGTATGCGAATCAAGTTCTAGAATGAGGAACGGTTTTGAACCCATAATCCATTTCAGGTAGTGCAGCATAAATGAGTCGGGAGCACATGAAAAATTTGAAATAAACGTTACATATATGTTATTTTCTTTTGCAAGCATGACAGCTGCCTTCATATCCTGCTGGCCATAAAACCAGTACATGTTTGAAAATATTGTCTCATCTACAAAAGGCAGTATGTCAAAAGGAATTACTGTATATCCCATACTGGTATATTTTTTTGGAATACCCATGTTTGCATTACCAGTAAACGCATTATACGGGCGTCCTAACAGAGCTATTGCCGGTTTTTGCAATGTGCGAGCAAACTCTAATGCCTGCTTTCCCAATTCTTGTGCTTTTTTGAAGTATTCATTCTGTTTTTCCAGTGCAATCCTGAAAGCCATTTTCCCCTGTGCTTCAGAAAAGCCCAATTTTTTTGCAATTTCCACAAACGAAATCTCTGTTTGTTCGTCTGACAGTTTAAGGTTTATAACTGGCGAAAGTATTTTCTGCTGCGGTAACTCATCAAACGCTTTTTGAATATAATAGGGCAGCCCCTGGGTTATAGGACAGAATGTAGCACGTACATCATTCTGGTAACTCTTCATTTCCTTAATATGTGGCAGGAATATATAATCAACATTCTTCTCTAAAATATTTTTAACCACACCATGCGCAATCTCAGCAGGGAAGCAATAGGCACTTTCTACTTTTGCTACTCCTTCTTCTGAGATTTCATCCGAAGTAACTATCGCCACACCTAATGAATGAAAAAACCATGAATACAATGGCCACAATGTGTAAGTAGAAAAGCACAACGGTATACCAACTGTAACAGATGCATTGTGAATTTTTTCTTGTGGGGAATATTCATTAAACAATAGCGCATTTCTTTTTTCTATAAAATCAACAACTTCATTTTGGTTCACTATCCTCTTTTTGCGGATGTTAGCATACTTGTTGCACCTTCCACCAAACATATAAGTATTGCCATTGACATTGAGCACTCGTATAGGGCAATAATTGTCACATGCCTTGCAGGTGAACTCTCGTTCGTATATGATATTGGTATTGAGGATTGCCTCAAGGGAATATATTTTTTTCTGTAGCTGTCCCTCCTTCAACTTGTTATAAGCAACCAGCGCTACACCAAAACATCCCATGAGTTCAGGATCAGGTGGTACTGTTATGTGTTTGCCAAGTAACATAGCAAATGCAAGGGGAACTGCTTTGTTTTTTGCTACACCACCCTGCAGCACTATGGCATTGCCTATTGTTCTATTACCCACAACACGATTAAGATAATTTGCAACAATTGATGTTACTAACCCTGCAGTGATGTCCTCTTTGCTTGCGCCCTGCTGAATAGCTTTGCGTATATCAGAATTAATAAATGCCGAGCAGTGCTGGCCAAATTTAAGTGGATTATCTGCTTTAAGTGCAATATCACCTATTTGCCATGCATGCTCAATATTTAAATCTCCCTGCGCTGACTCCTCTAAAAATGAGCCAGTACCAGCTGAGCATGCTTCATTCATTGCATAATCAATAGGAACACCATTTTTCAAGTATACATACTTGGCATCTTGTCCACCAATTTCAAAAATAGTGTCAATATCTGGTTTAAAATACGTTGTTCCCACCGAGTGGGCAATTATCTCATTATAGACAGCCGGGGTTTCCAGAAACACTCCCAGAATTTCACGGGATGAGCCGGTTGTTGCTGCCAACGATATTGTAATTGAGCTATCGCCAATCTGTTCTTTGAGCTGCTTTTGTATCTCTACAATACATTGCTTCAATGCGTTCACTGGGTCGCCATGTGTTCGTCCATAGTAAGCTGCAACAATCTCATGAGTATGCATATCAACAAGGCATGCTTTTGTAGTTGTAGAACCACCATCAACACCTAATATATATTCACCTCCTGGTTGTGCCCTGCCGCGTTTTGATGGAATATAGGTTACATTATCTAGTGCCGTTTTCAAACTCTTAAACCGTGGAAAGCTTATGGTATGTTTTTCAAACAAATTGCTGCCCAAAGGCTCACCAAAATGCTGTGCTAAAAGCGCAGCGCCATAGGCTTCAAAATATGCAGCAGTTGTAGGTACAACAAATTCAATGAGTGGCAATTTTTCTTTGATAAATTGCAAAATATACGGATTGCGTGTGATGCCACCAACGACAATAACTGTACCCTTTTGTATTCTGGCTTTTTTTAAAAAATCAGCAACCTTAATTGCCATGACATTTGACAGCGATAGGACTATATCGCCTTTGGTTGCCTCTCCTTTATTGAGCCTGTGAGTACAATCACTTTTCATAAACACTGAACATCGGGTTGATAGTTTCAATACCTTACTTTCCCTAGAGATTGTAAAAATATCTTCAAGTGTCATATCCATCCGGGCTAACTGTTGTTTGAAGAATTCACCAGTTCCTGCCGCACATTTATTGCCCGAAAAATAATTTTTTATTTTTTTATTTTCATCAATAGTATACACAATAAGGTCTTCACCCCCCATGGATACAACTGCATCAGGATAACAATCAATATGCTTCAACGCTTCTTCAATGCTAACCGATTCAATGGTACGGGGAAGCTTAAGCAAATACCGACCTTCATTTCCAGTAACTATCGCCTTGGCATTTTGAGGTATTTTTAATTGAGCAAGTATTGTAGCAAGCGTTCCAATAACATCTCCTTCATGGGGCATACTACTAACCTTTTCTACTGCCACACCATTGCATACAACAACTTTAACACTGGTAGAACCAATATTAATACCCACGCTCACCATGACAATACCTCCATGTTTATGCACACTTTGGTCTATTATTAGTTTTTTTGTATATTCCTGTTTATTTTTCTTTATTTTCGGGGATATAGATAGAAGTGAGTATTGAAATTGTCAATACAAAAGCTATTACTCCAAGAGAAATCTCTGTTGGGATATGAAAACCTAACTGTGCTGCAATCATTTTGCATCCTACATATATCAGGATAACTGACAACCCATAGTGTAAAAACCTGAAAAGCCGCATAACAGCAGCCAGCGCAAAATATAGAGCGCGTAAGCCAAGAATTGCCATAACATTTGAAGTATACACAATAAAGGGATCATGGCTTATTGCCAGTACAGCAGGAATTGAATCAACAGCAAATACTACATCAGTTGATTCAACTACCAATAATACAATGAATAGTGGTGTGACAAACCGCTTACCATTTTCCTTTACAAAAAAATAACCATTGCGATAATCACCGGTAACCGGCAGCATTTTGCGTGCTAATTTAAGTACGGGATTTTTTTCAGGATGTATTTCTTTATCCTTTTCTTTCATCATTTTATAGCCAGTGTATATCAAAAATGCACCAAATACATACAAAATCCAATCAAACTTTTCAATTAGTGCAATTCCTGCAAATATAAATATTGCACGCATGATAAGTGCACCCAATACACCCCAAAATAACACCTTATGCTGATATATAGGATGCACTTTAAAATATGTGAATAACATTAAAAAAACAAAAATATTATCCATACTCAATGACTTTTCAACAAGGTAGGCAGTAAAAAATAATAAGGCTTTCTGATAACCTGAGTAGAAATATATTCCAGCATTAAAAAGCAATGCCAGCAAAATCCAGAAAATTGTCCATAGTACAGCTTCTTTTACTTTAATTTCATGGGCTTTTCTGTTAAAAACTCCCAAATCCAGAAGAAGCATGGCTAAAACAAAAGCATTAAAACCAACCCACAACAGCGTTGATGTCATTTATTTCTCCACACTAATAGAGTGAAATCACTTCCCAATCTTATTCTTTATTCTTGCTCTCAGCGCTTTTAAAAAGCCTTCCATTCCTTCTCCTGTTTTTGCACTGACTGTATGTATCTCCATCTTTGGATTTGTGCGTTTAACATTTGCAAGCAATTCATCCATGTTGAAATCAAGATATGGCAAAAGGTCAATTTTATTAATCAACAGTGTATGCGAGGAGTTAAACATCAAAGGATATTTAACCGGTTTATCCTCTCCTTCGGTTACACTCAATACCACAATCCTTTCATCATCACCTAATTCAAATTCAGCAGGACAGACCAGATTACCAATATTTTCAATTATAACTACATCAATGGCATCAAGATTAAATTTTTCAAGACAGCCCATAATCCATGAACTTTCTAGATGACATGCACCACCAAAAAGTTTTGTTTCAATTTGCACGATAGGGATATTGTACTTGGCTAATTTTTTTGCATCATTTGTTGTTTCCATATCCCCTTCAATAAGTGCAATAGCATAATCCGGTTGTAGGTGTGCAATAATCTTATCAGTTATAGTTGTTTTCCCTGAACCTGGTGAACTCATGATATCAAGCATATAGACTTTTTTTTCTTTTAGTAGTTTTCTTATCTCATCGGCTTTCTGGATATTAGATTCATAGATATTCTGTAAAACCTGAATTTCCATATAATTTCTCCTAATATTATAAGGTTAATGTTGGTTTCATACTGATTGAAATTCCTGTAAGCTATTCTCTACCTGCAACATGTTGATACAATTGGTATTTGTTTAACGTA
Above is a genomic segment from Spirochaetota bacterium containing:
- a CDS encoding acyl-CoA dehydratase activase, translating into MVSVGINIGSTSVKVVVCNGVAVEKVSSMPHEGDVIGTLATILAQLKIPQNAKAIVTGNEGRYLLKLPRTIESVSIEEALKHIDCYPDAVVSMGGEDLIVYTIDENKKIKNYFSGNKCAAGTGEFFKQQLARMDMTLEDIFTISRESKVLKLSTRCSVFMKSDCTHRLNKGEATKGDIVLSLSNVMAIKVADFLKKARIQKGTVIVVGGITRNPYILQFIKEKLPLIEFVVPTTAAYFEAYGAALLAQHFGEPLGSNLFEKHTISFPRFKSLKTALDNVTYIPSKRGRAQPGGEYILGVDGGSTTTKACLVDMHTHEIVAAYYGRTHGDPVNALKQCIVEIQKQLKEQIGDSSITISLAATTGSSREILGVFLETPAVYNEIIAHSVGTTYFKPDIDTIFEIGGQDAKYVYLKNGVPIDYAMNEACSAGTGSFLEESAQGDLNIEHAWQIGDIALKADNPLKFGQHCSAFINSDIRKAIQQGASKEDITAGLVTSIVANYLNRVVGNRTIGNAIVLQGGVAKNKAVPLAFAMLLGKHITVPPDPELMGCFGVALVAYNKLKEGQLQKKIYSLEAILNTNIIYEREFTCKACDNYCPIRVLNVNGNTYMFGGRCNKYANIRKKRIVNQNEVVDFIEKRNALLFNEYSPQEKIHNASVTVGIPLCFSTYTLWPLYSWFFHSLGVAIVTSDEISEEGVAKVESAYCFPAEIAHGVVKNILEKNVDYIFLPHIKEMKSYQNDVRATFCPITQGLPYYIQKAFDELPQQKILSPVINLKLSDEQTEISFVEIAKKLGFSEAQGKMAFRIALEKQNEYFKKAQELGKQALEFARTLQKPAIALLGRPYNAFTGNANMGIPKKYTSMGYTVIPFDILPFVDETIFSNMYWFYGQQDMKAAVMLAKENNIYVTFISNFSCAPDSFMLHYLKWIMGSKPFLILELDSHTADAGIDTRIEAFLDIIEGYRQKCMGENVARYDNGLRFVIEDNDLYVRNVFTGHKIPVRNNNKVTLLLASMGRLGAELLAASLRSAGIHAEAMPVPDARTLQLARQFVSGKECLPSHLVLGSALQYFSSSRYKKDEIYLLFVPTTQGPCRTGQYFVLYENLFKDLRFENVCVVTLDSSHSYTELGPHFSKHAWWGVVISDYMKDIETALRACAKDPIAALAVYDTLWQELLQVAEKDITRVIPVLKRIADTISKIPLQRAIAQCPKVLVVGEIYVRRDDFAIDELIKHFSTKGIIAKVSGVSEWIYYCDFVREYELKKVIKQAPWYKKLFIAETKKLLRFYIEQWYKHSVEKKVKRALGKTGLILETPHDMHAIMDMAKKHFVNLELQSEISVSSGVAASAMQDGYSGIVNISPFACLIGRVIEGILTPWARLQGYPVMSLEIDGNTLPPTTLNKLEIFMLNVMRFKEEPKMNDIIEHREVRAVGVERKIIKEL
- a CDS encoding TerC family protein yields the protein MTSTLLWVGFNAFVLAMLLLDLGVFNRKAHEIKVKEAVLWTIFWILLALLFNAGIYFYSGYQKALLFFTAYLVEKSLSMDNIFVFLMLFTYFKVHPIYQHKVLFWGVLGALIMRAIFIFAGIALIEKFDWILYVFGAFLIYTGYKMMKEKDKEIHPEKNPVLKLARKMLPVTGDYRNGYFFVKENGKRFVTPLFIVLLVVESTDVVFAVDSIPAVLAISHDPFIVYTSNVMAILGLRALYFALAAVMRLFRFLHYGLSVILIYVGCKMIAAQLGFHIPTEISLGVIAFVLTISILTSIYIPENKEK
- the hypB gene encoding hydrogenase nickel incorporation protein HypB, producing MEIQVLQNIYESNIQKADEIRKLLKEKKVYMLDIMSSPGSGKTTITDKIIAHLQPDYAIALIEGDMETTNDAKKLAKYNIPIVQIETKLFGGACHLESSWIMGCLEKFNLDAIDVVIIENIGNLVCPAEFELGDDERIVVLSVTEGEDKPVKYPLMFNSSHTLLINKIDLLPYLDFNMDELLANVKRTNPKMEIHTVSAKTGEGMEGFLKALRARIKNKIGK